A DNA window from Carnobacterium funditum DSM 5970 contains the following coding sequences:
- the fusA gene encoding elongation factor G, which yields MAKREFTLENTRNIGIMAHIDAGKTTTTERVLYYTGRIHKIGETHEGASQMDWMAQEQERGITITSAATTAAWAGHRVNIIDTPGHVDFTVEVERSLRVLDGAVALLDAQSGVEPQTETVWRQATTYGVPRIVFVNKMDKTGADFLYSVGTIHDRLQANAHPIQLPIGAEDNFTGIIDLVKMKAEIYEDDLGVNIREEEIPAEYLELAEEWHMKLVEAVAETDEDLMERYLEGEEISQEELKKAIRIATIKVDFYPVLCGSAFKNKGVQLMLDAVIDYLPSPLDVEAIEGVLVENEDRVLRHADDSEPFSALAFKVMTDPFVGRLTFFRVYSGTLQAGSYVQNSSKGKRERVGRILQMHANSRSEIPEVFAGDIAAAVGLKNTTTGDTLCDEKDQVILESMEFPEPVIQVAIEPKSKADQDKMGVALQKLAEEDPTFRAETDHETGETIIAGMGELHLDIIVDRMRREFNVEATVGAPQVSYRETFRGSTKAEGKFVRQSGGKGQYGHVWIEFSPNDEGKGFEFEDAIVGGVVPREYIPAVKAGLEASLDNGVLAGYPLVDIKAKLYDGSYHDVDSNETAFKVAASMALKNASKKASPVILEPMMAVEITVPEEYLGDVMGHISARRGRIEGSEARGNTTIVKGTIPLAEMFGYATALRSSTQGRGTFSMTFDHYEDVPKSISEEIIKKNGGAA from the coding sequence ATGGCAAAAAGAGAATTTACTCTAGAAAATACCCGTAATATTGGAATCATGGCTCATATCGATGCTGGTAAGACAACAACGACTGAACGTGTTCTTTATTATACTGGCCGTATCCACAAAATTGGAGAGACCCATGAAGGGGCTTCCCAAATGGACTGGATGGCACAAGAACAAGAGCGTGGAATTACGATCACTTCTGCGGCAACAACTGCTGCTTGGGCTGGACATCGCGTTAACATTATCGATACTCCGGGTCACGTTGACTTCACTGTTGAGGTTGAACGTTCACTTCGCGTATTAGATGGTGCTGTTGCATTACTTGATGCTCAATCAGGTGTTGAACCTCAAACTGAAACAGTTTGGCGTCAAGCAACAACTTATGGCGTGCCACGTATCGTTTTCGTTAATAAAATGGATAAAACTGGGGCTGACTTCTTATATTCTGTAGGAACGATTCATGACCGTTTACAAGCTAACGCTCATCCAATCCAATTACCTATTGGTGCTGAAGATAACTTCACAGGCATTATTGACTTAGTGAAAATGAAAGCTGAAATCTATGAAGATGATTTGGGAGTTAATATTCGTGAGGAAGAAATTCCTGCTGAATACCTAGAGTTAGCTGAAGAATGGCATATGAAACTAGTTGAAGCTGTTGCTGAAACTGATGAAGACTTAATGGAAAGATATCTTGAAGGGGAAGAAATCTCTCAAGAAGAATTGAAAAAAGCTATCCGTATTGCAACGATAAAAGTTGATTTTTATCCAGTTCTTTGTGGATCAGCATTCAAAAACAAAGGTGTTCAATTAATGCTTGATGCAGTTATTGATTACCTACCATCACCACTTGATGTTGAGGCTATCGAAGGTGTGTTAGTAGAGAATGAAGACCGCGTGTTACGTCATGCAGATGACAGCGAACCTTTCTCAGCTCTTGCATTTAAAGTTATGACAGATCCATTCGTTGGACGTTTAACTTTCTTCCGTGTATACTCTGGTACTTTACAAGCGGGTTCATATGTTCAAAACTCATCTAAAGGGAAACGTGAACGTGTAGGCCGTATCTTACAGATGCATGCTAACTCACGTAGCGAGATTCCTGAAGTGTTTGCTGGCGATATCGCTGCAGCTGTTGGATTGAAAAATACAACAACTGGTGACACTTTGTGTGATGAAAAAGATCAAGTTATCTTAGAATCAATGGAGTTCCCAGAACCTGTTATTCAAGTAGCTATCGAACCTAAATCAAAAGCCGACCAAGATAAAATGGGTGTTGCGTTACAAAAACTTGCTGAAGAAGATCCAACTTTCCGTGCTGAAACTGACCATGAAACTGGCGAAACAATTATTGCTGGGATGGGTGAGTTACACTTGGATATCATCGTTGATCGTATGAGACGTGAATTCAATGTTGAAGCTACTGTAGGAGCTCCACAAGTTTCTTATCGTGAAACATTCCGTGGATCTACTAAAGCTGAAGGTAAATTCGTTCGTCAATCTGGTGGTAAAGGTCAATACGGTCACGTATGGATTGAATTCTCACCAAATGATGAAGGAAAAGGTTTTGAGTTTGAAGATGCAATCGTCGGTGGTGTTGTTCCTCGTGAATACATCCCAGCAGTTAAAGCAGGATTAGAAGCTTCATTAGATAACGGTGTTCTTGCTGGTTATCCATTAGTGGATATTAAAGCTAAACTTTATGATGGTTCATACCATGACGTCGACTCAAATGAAACAGCCTTTAAAGTTGCTGCTTCAATGGCGCTTAAAAATGCTTCTAAAAAAGCAAGCCCAGTAATTCTAGAACCAATGATGGCTGTTGAAATTACAGTTCCTGAAGAGTATTTAGGAGATGTAATGGGACATATTTCTGCACGTCGTGGACGTATCGAAGGTTCTGAAGCACGTGGAAACACAACAATCGTTAAAGGTACAATTCCTTTGGCTGAGATGTTTGGTTATGCTACAGCTTTACGTTCTTCAACTCAAGGTCGTGGAACTTTCTCAATGACATTTGATCATTATGAAGATGTTCCTAAATCTATTTCTGAAGAAATTATCAAGAAAAATGGTGGAGCAGCGTAA
- the tuf gene encoding elongation factor Tu, with protein sequence MAKEKYDRSKPHVNIGTIGHVDHGKTTLTAAITTVLAKRGFKSTATDYASIDGAPEERERGITISTSHVEYETETRHYAHVDCPGHADYVKNMITGAAQMDGAILVVSAADGPMPQTREHILLSRQVGVPYIVVFLNKVDMVDDEELLELVEMEVRDLLSDYDFPGDDTPVISGSALKALEGVEEYEEKIMDLMEAVDTYIPTPERDTDKPFMMPVEDVFSITGRGTVATGRVETGQIKVGEEVEIIGIHEATTKSTVTGVEMFRKLLDFAQAGDNIGALLRGVAREDIQRGQVLAKPGSITPHTKFTGEVYILSKEEGGRHTPFFANYRPQFYFRTTDVTGVVELPEGTEMVMPGDNVTISVDLIAPIAIDPGTKFTIREGGRTVGAGVVASIEK encoded by the coding sequence ATGGCAAAAGAAAAATATGATCGTTCAAAACCACACGTTAACATTGGTACTATCGGACACGTTGACCATGGTAAAACAACTTTAACAGCTGCTATTACAACAGTATTAGCTAAAAGAGGATTTAAAAGTACGGCTACAGACTACGCTTCTATCGATGGTGCTCCAGAAGAGCGCGAACGTGGAATCACGATTTCAACATCTCACGTTGAATACGAAACTGAAACTCGTCACTACGCTCACGTAGACTGCCCAGGCCATGCTGACTATGTTAAAAACATGATCACTGGTGCTGCACAAATGGACGGAGCTATCTTAGTAGTATCTGCTGCTGATGGCCCAATGCCTCAAACTCGTGAACATATTCTATTGTCTCGCCAAGTTGGTGTTCCATATATCGTTGTTTTCTTAAACAAAGTTGATATGGTTGATGACGAAGAATTACTAGAATTAGTTGAAATGGAAGTTCGTGATTTGTTATCAGACTACGATTTCCCAGGAGACGACACTCCAGTTATTTCTGGTTCAGCTCTTAAAGCTTTAGAAGGCGTTGAAGAATACGAAGAAAAAATCATGGACTTGATGGAAGCTGTAGATACTTACATTCCAACTCCAGAACGTGATACTGACAAACCATTCATGATGCCAGTTGAGGACGTATTCTCAATTACTGGACGTGGAACAGTTGCTACAGGTCGTGTAGAAACTGGACAAATCAAAGTCGGTGAAGAAGTTGAAATCATCGGAATCCACGAAGCAACAACTAAATCAACCGTAACTGGTGTTGAAATGTTCCGTAAATTGTTAGATTTTGCTCAAGCAGGAGATAACATTGGTGCATTATTACGAGGAGTTGCTCGTGAAGACATCCAACGTGGACAAGTATTAGCTAAACCAGGCTCAATCACTCCACACACAAAATTTACAGGTGAAGTTTATATCTTATCTAAAGAAGAGGGTGGACGTCACACTCCATTCTTCGCAAACTACCGCCCACAATTTTATTTCCGTACAACTGACGTAACTGGTGTTGTTGAGTTACCAGAAGGTACTGAAATGGTTATGCCAGGAGACAACGTTACAATCTCTGTTGACTTGATTGCGCCTATCGCTATCGATCCAGGTACTAAATTCACGATCCGTGAAGGTGGACGTACTGTTGGAGCCGGCGTTGTAGCTTCTATCGAAAAATAA
- a CDS encoding branched-chain amino acid aminotransferase, giving the protein MKKPIELDWANLGFNYIKTDYRYISYWDKGEWDDGTLTEDNTVHISEGSTALHYGQTVFEGMKAYRAKDGSINLFRPEENAERMQRSCRRLMMPVIPTDIFIEAVKKVVKANEAYIPPYGTGGSLYLRPYMIGIGDNIGVKPASNYLFSIFCMPVGAYFKNGLVPTNFLVSDYDRAAGNGTGSSKVGGNYGGSLLPGSEAHKRNFGDAIYLDPITHTKIEEVGAANFFGITKDNQFVTPISPSILPSITKYSLLYLAKERLGLEVKEEDVFVDRLDRFAEAGACGTAAVITPIGGIQYKDNFHTFYSETETGPITKKLYKELTGIQYGEVKAPKGWIIKV; this is encoded by the coding sequence ATGAAAAAACCTATAGAATTAGACTGGGCTAACCTAGGATTTAATTACATTAAAACAGATTACCGCTATATCTCATATTGGGATAAAGGAGAATGGGATGACGGCACATTAACCGAGGATAATACTGTCCATATTAGCGAAGGCTCAACTGCCCTACATTATGGTCAAACCGTATTTGAAGGTATGAAAGCTTATCGAGCAAAAGATGGCAGTATTAATTTATTCCGTCCAGAAGAAAATGCTGAACGGATGCAACGCAGTTGTAGAAGGCTTATGATGCCTGTGATTCCAACAGATATATTTATCGAAGCAGTAAAAAAAGTTGTAAAAGCAAATGAAGCGTACATTCCTCCGTATGGTACTGGAGGTTCATTGTATCTTAGGCCCTATATGATTGGTATTGGAGACAATATTGGTGTGAAACCTGCTTCAAATTATTTGTTTTCAATTTTTTGTATGCCGGTAGGAGCTTATTTTAAAAATGGTTTAGTGCCAACAAATTTTTTGGTTTCTGATTATGATCGAGCCGCAGGGAATGGCACAGGATCCTCTAAAGTAGGTGGAAATTATGGTGGGAGTTTACTCCCAGGTAGCGAAGCGCACAAAAGAAACTTTGGTGACGCAATTTATCTTGATCCTATTACTCATACTAAAATAGAAGAAGTAGGAGCAGCTAATTTTTTTGGAATCACAAAAGATAATCAATTTGTCACTCCTATTTCACCATCAATTTTACCAAGTATTACAAAATATTCACTGCTATACTTGGCTAAAGAACGGTTAGGTTTAGAAGTGAAAGAAGAAGACGTCTTTGTTGATCGATTAGACCGTTTTGCAGAAGCGGGAGCTTGCGGTACAGCAGCGGTTATTACTCCTATCGGTGGAATACAATACAAGGATAACTTTCATACCTTCTATAGTGAAACAGAAACTGGACCCATTACAAAAAAATTGTATAAAGAATTGACAGGTATCCAATATGGTGAAGTTAAAGCACCAAAAGGGTGGATCATAAAAGTATAA
- the rpsJ gene encoding 30S ribosomal protein S10, whose protein sequence is MAKQKIRIRLKAYEHRILDQSAEKIVETAKRTGASVSGPIPLPTERSLYTVIRATHKYKDSREQFEMLTHKRVIDIINPTPKTVDALTKLDLPSGVDIEIKL, encoded by the coding sequence ATGGCAAAACAAAAAATTCGTATCCGTTTAAAAGCGTATGAACATCGCATTTTAGATCAATCAGCGGAGAAAATTGTAGAAACAGCAAAAAGAACTGGTGCTAGCGTGTCTGGACCAATTCCGTTACCGACAGAAAGAAGTCTTTACACTGTGATTCGTGCGACTCACAAATATAAAGATTCTCGTGAGCAATTTGAAATGCTTACACATAAACGTGTAATTGATATCATCAATCCAACACCTAAAACTGTTGATGCGTTAACAAAACTTGATCTACCATCAGGCGTAGATATCGAAATCAAACTTTAA
- the rplC gene encoding 50S ribosomal protein L3, whose product MTKGILGKKVGMTQVFTESGELIPVTVIEATPNVVLQVKTMENDGYEAVQLGYQDKREVLSNKPAKGHVAKANTAPKRFIREFDDVELSEYEVGKEIRVDSFKAGDIVNVTGTTKGKGFQGVIKRHGHSRGPMSHGSRHHRRPGSLGDANAARVFKQTLLPGRMGGNRITIQNLEVVRVDAEKNVILIKGNVPGAKKSLIQIKSAFEKVAK is encoded by the coding sequence ATGACCAAAGGAATCTTAGGCAAAAAAGTAGGGATGACACAAGTGTTTACTGAATCAGGCGAATTAATCCCTGTAACAGTTATCGAAGCAACACCAAACGTTGTTTTACAAGTTAAAACAATGGAAAATGATGGATACGAAGCAGTTCAATTGGGTTACCAAGACAAACGCGAAGTATTATCAAACAAACCTGCAAAAGGACATGTAGCAAAAGCAAATACTGCTCCTAAGCGCTTCATTCGTGAATTTGACGATGTCGAGCTTAGTGAATACGAAGTGGGTAAAGAAATTCGTGTTGATAGTTTCAAAGCTGGAGACATCGTTAACGTTACGGGGACAACAAAAGGTAAAGGATTCCAAGGCGTTATCAAACGTCACGGACATAGTCGTGGACCAATGTCTCACGGATCCCGTCACCACCGTCGTCCTGGTTCATTGGGTGACGCTAACGCAGCGCGCGTATTTAAACAAACATTATTACCTGGACGCATGGGTGGAAACCGTATAACAATTCAAAATCTTGAAGTTGTACGTGTAGACGCAGAAAAAAATGTTATCCTTATTAAAGGAAATGTACCAGGAGCTAAAAAATCCTTAATCCAAATTAAATCTGCTTTTGAAAAAGTAGCTAAATAA
- the rplD gene encoding 50S ribosomal protein L4, with translation MPKLALYKQDGTQNGEVTLNDAIFGIEPNENVVFDAIIMQRASLRQGNHAVKNRSAVSGGGRKPWRQKGTGRARAGSTRSPIWRGGGIVFGPTPRSYSYKLPKKVRRLAIKSVLSTKVIDQDLIVVDALNFDAPKTKEFAQVLKNLNVDTKVLVVVEDGNDFTMLSARNLPGVTVVATDNISVLDVVSHNKMILTQTALTKVEEVLQ, from the coding sequence ATGCCAAAATTAGCATTATACAAACAAGATGGTACTCAAAATGGTGAAGTTACTTTAAACGACGCTATCTTCGGTATCGAACCAAACGAAAACGTTGTGTTTGATGCAATCATCATGCAACGTGCTTCATTAAGACAAGGAAATCATGCAGTTAAAAACCGTAGCGCAGTCTCCGGTGGTGGACGTAAACCATGGCGTCAAAAAGGAACTGGTCGTGCCCGTGCTGGGTCAACTAGATCTCCAATCTGGCGTGGTGGTGGAATTGTCTTCGGACCAACTCCACGTTCATACAGCTACAAACTTCCTAAAAAAGTTCGTCGTTTAGCTATTAAATCTGTTCTTTCTACTAAAGTAATTGATCAAGATTTAATCGTTGTTGACGCATTGAACTTTGATGCACCAAAAACTAAAGAGTTTGCACAAGTGTTAAAAAATCTAAACGTTGATACAAAAGTATTAGTAGTTGTTGAAGACGGTAATGATTTCACAATGTTATCAGCACGTAATCTTCCAGGTGTTACAGTAGTAGCAACTGACAACATTAGTGTATTGGATGTTGTATCTCATAACAAAATGATTTTGACACAAACTGCTCTTACTAAGGTAGAGGAGGTTCTTCAATAA
- the rplW gene encoding 50S ribosomal protein L23, whose translation MDAQDVIKRPVITEASMVAQESKKFTFEVDVRASKTEVKKAVEEIFEVKVKNVNIMNVRGKLKRMGKHAGYTKKRRKAIVTLTTDSKEIQFFEA comes from the coding sequence ATGGATGCACAAGACGTAATCAAGCGCCCGGTTATCACTGAAGCTTCAATGGTAGCCCAAGAGAGCAAAAAATTTACTTTTGAAGTAGATGTTCGCGCTAGTAAAACAGAAGTAAAAAAAGCAGTTGAAGAAATTTTCGAAGTTAAAGTTAAAAATGTAAACATCATGAACGTACGTGGGAAATTAAAACGTATGGGTAAACATGCTGGTTATACAAAAAAACGTCGTAAAGCAATTGTAACATTAACAACTGATTCTAAAGAAATCCAATTTTTCGAAGCGTAA
- the rplB gene encoding 50S ribosomal protein L2 — MAIRKYKPTTNGRRNMTGSDFAEITSTTPEKTLLESKKRNAGRNNDGKITVRHRGGGHKRNYRVIDFKRNKDGVMGIVKTIEYDPNRSANIALVQYTDGIKTYIIAPKGIEVGQHLYSGEEADIKIGNALPLANIPVGTIIHNIELKPGKGGQLVRSAGTNAQVLGKEGKYVLVRLNSGEVRMILSTCRATIGSVGNEQHELINIGKAGRSRWLGKRSTVRGSVMNPNDHPHGGGEGKAPIGHAGPLTPWGKPALGFKTRNKKAQSDKFIVRRRKKK, encoded by the coding sequence GTGGCGATTAGAAAGTATAAACCTACTACAAACGGTCGTCGTAATATGACTGGTTCAGATTTCGCTGAGATCACTTCAACAACACCTGAAAAGACTTTGTTGGAGTCGAAAAAAAGAAATGCTGGTCGTAACAACGATGGTAAAATTACTGTCCGTCACCGCGGTGGTGGCCATAAACGCAATTACCGTGTGATTGACTTTAAACGTAACAAAGATGGTGTCATGGGAATTGTTAAAACAATCGAATACGATCCAAACCGTTCTGCAAACATTGCATTAGTGCAATACACAGATGGAATTAAAACGTATATCATAGCACCAAAAGGAATTGAAGTTGGACAACATCTTTATTCTGGTGAAGAAGCAGATATCAAGATTGGTAATGCTTTGCCTTTAGCAAACATCCCAGTTGGTACTATTATTCATAACATCGAATTAAAACCTGGAAAAGGTGGACAACTAGTACGTTCAGCCGGAACTAATGCACAAGTGTTAGGCAAAGAAGGCAAATACGTTTTAGTTCGCTTAAACTCAGGCGAAGTTCGCATGATCTTATCAACTTGTCGTGCAACTATTGGTTCAGTGGGTAATGAACAACATGAATTAATCAACATTGGTAAAGCTGGACGTTCACGTTGGTTAGGCAAACGCTCAACTGTACGTGGGTCAGTAATGAACCCGAACGATCACCCTCATGGTGGTGGTGAAGGTAAAGCTCCAATTGGACATGCCGGTCCATTAACTCCATGGGGCAAACCTGCTCTTGGATTTAAAACACGTAATAAAAAAGCTCAATCAGATAAATTTATTGTTCGTAGACGTAAGAAAAAATAA